In a genomic window of Anoplopoma fimbria isolate UVic2021 breed Golden Eagle Sablefish chromosome 6, Afim_UVic_2022, whole genome shotgun sequence:
- the LOC129092299 gene encoding apoptosis-stimulating of p53 protein 2-like isoform X4, which yields MRYEAKMMPMFLTVYLSNNDQHFTEVPVTPETLCRDVVELCKEPGEADCHLSEMWRGSERAVGDGERMLDVLQRWGQHRAEVRFFLRHNRAPGRESGGSRGSEQKRNGVKGPPDRRMENGVATPRMDMTLAELQEMAARQQQQIESQQQLLASKEQRLRYLKQQEQRQQQQASEQEKLQRLRENIENQETRLKKVRALKGQVEQKRLSNGKLVEEIEQMNNLFQQKQKELVMAASKVEELSRQLELLKNGKMDNFHDNQSSVAELDRLYKELQLRNKLNQDQNSKLQQQREGLNKRNLEVAAMDKRITELRDRLWKKKAALQQKENLPPQMPWHSELTHANNGYPGKERASKDTHLQVPSDGPAGQQSGPSRVAAVGPYIQSSTMPRGPVRHDLLVKPAYPDGTATLPAHDPQSKAGTGLQPSKLADWGSSGPESNTNGHGPSSTLPRMTSHANSNTELDETELKRDRKVRPFSMFEPTEVPATSLRKNQSSEDLVRDAQSAPKAPVKVPPPVPTKPKGPGVVPYGKPGLNTGTFPKTKTHSQQPQAAQGRTPLPPSQSQTLPLPSKQDTPPAATVRPFTPELPSSKDANMSKPQTLAASSIYSMYTQQPGAGKPFNPPGVQGALVRSQSRTNGFVSVYGKPVIPGGGSLHPENPYMDRRSPGLEYEVDHNGPNNVGPSPSEGPQPETERIPRPLSPTKLLPFISNPYRHQSDGDLEALRKKLYNAPRPLKKRSSITEPEGPAGPNIQKLLYQKTTLAAMETVTTPTTPTYAGEAEKAAEGSVGPHVPSHPSGAENHPSETGQTVEGGQLPSHIGAKVPVPGPAEQTKPPSARHKSEDINPPPPPSHPAPRPDDALFPPPPQVGLEDAIANLPPPPPEGFLEEFPPYPPPPYPSGAEQDGLGEDTFYMKAPEVTGQVTLPPGKRTNLRKLGSERIDHDMRVKFNPLALLLDSSLEGEFDLVQRIIYEVEDPSLPNDEGITALHNAVCAGHTEIVKFLVQFGVNVNAADSDGWTPLHCAASCNNVQVCKFLVESGAAVFAMTYSDMQTAADKCEEMEEGYTQCSQFLYGQ from the exons GTGGGTCAAGAGGTTCAGAACAGAAGAGGAATGGAGTGAAAGGTCCCCCAGACAGAAGAATGGAGAATGGG GTGGCAACACCCCGGATGGACATGACGCTGGCCGAACTACAAGAGATGGCTGCCAGACAGCAGCAACAAATAGAAAGTCAACAACAGCTCCTTGCTTCCAAG GAGCAGCGGCTGCGCTACTtgaagcagcaggagcagcggcagcagcagcaagccTCTGAGCAGGAGAAGCTGCAGCGCCTCCGAGAGAACATCGAGAACCAAGAAACTCGGCTCAAGAAGGTCCGGGCCCTCAAGGGCCAAGTGGAGCAGAAACGCCTCAGCAATGGCAAACTGG tGGAGGAGATAGAGCAGATGAACAACCTGTtccagcagaaacagaaagaactAGTGATGGCTGCTTCCAAGGTGGAAGAGCTTAGCCGACAGCTGGAGTTGCTCAAAAATGGCAAAATGGACAACTTCCATGACAACCAGAGCTCTGTGGCTGAACTAGACCGCCTCTACAAGGAGCTACAG CTGAGGAATAAGCTCAACCAGGATCAAAACTCTAAGTTgcaacagcagagagagggcCTGAACAAGCGCAACCTGGAGGTGGCTGCGATGGACAAACGGATCACTGAGCTTCGAGATCGGCTGTGGAAGAAGAAGGCAGCGCTGCAGCAGAAAGAGAACTTGCCT CCTCAGATGCCGTGGCATTCAGAACTCACCCATGCCAAC aATGGCTATCCTGGTAAAGAGAGGGCTTCAAAAGACACTCATCTTCAG GTTCCCTCCGATGGTCCAGCCGGACAGCAGTCAGGTCCGTCTCGTGTGGCGGCGGTTGGCCCATACATCCAGTCGTCCACCATGCCCAGGGGCCCAGTGAGGCACGACCTGCTTGTTAAACCGGCCTACCCAGACGGCACCGCCACCCTACCGGCCCACGACCCACAGAGCAAGGCCGGCACAG GCCTACAGCCTTCCAAGCTGGCGGACTGGGGCTCTTCAGGTCCAGAATCCAACACAAATGGTCATGGTCCATCTTCAACACTGCCACGAATGACCTCTCACGCCAACTCTAACACAGAATTAG aTGAGACGGAACTGAAGAGGGACAGGAAGGTGCGTCCATTTTCCATGTTTGAGCCAACGGAGGTTCCCGCCACCTCCCTCCGCAAAAACCAGAGCAGTGAGGACCTGGTCAGAGACGCTCAG tCTGCTCCCAAAGCTCCTGTCAAGGTGCCTCCTCCTGTTCCCACCAAACCAAAAGGCCCTGGTGTCGTGCCCTACGGCAAACCAGGTCTTAACACAGGCACCTTCCCCAAAACCAAGACCCACAGCCAGCAGCCCCAGGCTGCCCAGGGCCGCACCCCTCTACCACCCTCACAGAGCCAGACACTCCCCCTACCCTCCAAGCAGGACACTCCACCTGCAGCCACCGTACGGCCCTTCACCCCAGAGCTGCCCTCCTCCAAAGATGCCAACATGAGTAAGCCCCAGACCTTAGCGGCCAGCTCCATTTACTCCATGTACACCCAGCAGCCTGGCGCTGGGAAGCCCTTCAACCCGCCTGGTGTGCAGGGCGCTCTCGTCAGGTCGCAGAGCCGCACCAATGGATTTGTCAGTG TGTATGGTAAACCAGTGATCCCCGGTGGAGGCTCCCTACATCCAGAGAACCCTTACATGGACCGGCGCTCCCCCGGCCTAGAATATGAGGTTGACCACAATGGACCCAACAACGTGGGTCCCAGCCCGTCTGAGGGGCCCCAACCAGAAACGGAACGCATCCCCCGGCCCCTCAGCCCCACCAAGCTGCTCCCCTTCATTTCCAATCCCTACAGGCATCAGAGTGATGGAGACCTGGAAGCCCTGAGGAAGAAGCTCTACAATGCCCCAAGGCCCCTGAAGAAACGCAGCTCCATCACCGAACCAGAGGGTCCCGCGGGGCCCAACATTCAGAAACTCCTCTACCAGAAGACCACACTGGCAGCCATGGAGACTGTGACTACACCAACCACCCCAACCTATGCTGGTGAAGCAGAGAAGGCGGCGGAGGGGTCTGTGGGGCCACATGTTCCGAGCCATCCGAGTGGTGCAGAGAACCACCCATCGGAGACGGGACAGACTGTGGAGGGAGGACAGCTCCCATCCCACATAGGTGCTAAAGTCCCCGTCCCAGGGCCCGCTGAGCAGACCAAACCGCCTTCAGCCCGCCACAAGAGCGAGGACATTAACCCCCCTCCGCCCCCATCCCACCCGGCACCCAGGCCAGATGACGCTCTTTTCCCACCACCACCCCAAGTTGGGTTGGAGGATGCAATAGCCAAcctgcctcctccacctccagagGGCTTCCTGGAAGAGTTCCCCCCCTACCCACCACCCCCATACCCCAGCGGAGCAGAGCAGGACGGCTTGGGAGAGGACACCTTTTACATGAAGGCACCAGAGGTCACTGGCCAGGTCACGCTGCCACCG GGAAAGAGGACCAACTTGCGCAAGCTTGGCTCTGAACGCATTGATCACGACATGAGAGTGAAGTTCAACCCActggctctgctgctggacTCTTCTCTGGAGGGAGAGTTTGACCTGGTCCAGAGGATCATCTATGAA GTGGAAGATCCCAGTTTGCCCAACGATGAAGGAATCACCGCCCTACACAATGCTGTCTGTGCCGGACATACAGAGATTGTCAAGTTTCTGGTTCAGTTTGGTGTCAATGTCAATGCTGCTGACAGTGACGGCTG GACACCTCTTCACTGTGCTGCATCCTGCAACAATGTGCAAGTGTGCAAGTTCCTGGTGGAGTCTGGTGCAGCAGTGTTTGCTATGACTTACAGTGATATGCAAACGGCAGCTGATAAATGTGAAGAGATGGAAGAAGGCTACACCCAGTGCTCCCAGTTCCTCTACGGTCAGTAA